tccttcttaACCCTCCTAAtgtagaaaaaataaaatttaaagaaaaaatatccTGAATAagtaaacgaaaaaggaagagaatggggggaaaaaataattaaaaagcccccggaaaaaataaaataaataaaatactcCACTAACGAACGATTTCGCCCTCACaggcatttttttcttttgttttttttaaaaaaaaacttttccTACCTCTCCTTTGCACTTCTCTGTTTTAATAAATCACTTtggcctcttttttttctttttaacaccctttcgtttcgtttAGTTCGAGCTGTTAAATTAAtcctaaaaaagaaaaaaaaagaaaaaaaatcacgcTCACAAATGTTAAATGTGCTGCCGCAAGTCgaagagaaataagaaagaggaagtaaaaaagggataaaaagacaataaaatccaaaataaaaaaaattaaaggtaaaaagagtttttccccttcacaaaGTGAACCAactaaattaaaaaaagctgataataataaaaaaaataaactaagagtagaaaaaaaaggttttctCCCACATAAATCcatttaataataataataaccatcatcatcatcgaaagaaaaaagtataaTGAaataagtgaagaaaaacaataaataaaaataaaaaagaaaaaaaagacaagaaaacaaaacaaaaggcaaacaaagaaacgaaataaaactAAAAAATTAAGACGACGTGAGTATGCTCTGTGCTTGCAGCTTGTGCAACTACACTGTGTGGGATATCCAACACCATATGGTATCTTACATATGGTTTGGTACATATTTTTCACATAAATGTAGCAGAAACACATTTAAAGcatcatctttctttttttttgttattgtcccccttctttccctcttttcacaCACCACCTTCATCTAACGCACATTTTAAATCCATTTACATGCACATGTATGCATTTAATTCACTTTCATTCGTTAATTCATTCaattatatacatatattcatatatgtatattcttttcattttcctatCTCTCTATCTCTTGCCATTCAGTTTTTAATGTCCATCAGGTACCGGTAACTTTCATAAAATTATAAACAGTTATTGTATGAAGGAAAATCAGAAAGTTtcggaggaggggaaataataaatgaaagagaattccctttttctttttttttttcaaaaatgaaaaaagtgaaTTACTTCAATACATAAACTTAAGCTAATCGAAACAACTGCAGCCACAAAAATCAAAGGAgagtttgtcttttttttaaaaaaaaaagaaagtttgagggaaacgaacaaaataacgaaacaaaaaattttctcttCCCAACTTTTATGACGTAACGTAACGACAAATAAGCATAAttttaaaaggaaataaaatggGACAGGGAGAAAAGGCTGAGTAAGCTCAAATGATAAATCACAGTGATATAAAAATCAGTGTATCATCaggaaaacaataaaaaaagactAAGACAAGGGCGTTAGTACAGGAGTGAAAATAAATCCCGCTGCATtcccattaaaaaaaaaatgaataaacaatACATGaggagtaaagaaaaaggaggtgaaaagaaagatatatatatatatataattattttttaaaaaagaacgcACTCCATCGAAAAGAAATGCGGAAAGTGTGGTAAGAAATCGGtacaggaagaaaaataaaatgcacATGGTTGTGGCCAGTGCCCAAGTGATACAAAAtgattcaaaaaaaaaaaagaaagaaagaagagaaactcAAGACGGATGCGACGTAAGGCCCGTAGGAACTTGAATCcgcttttctcttcttcttcttttctttgtgcattattttctcctcgCGGAATAAATATgggtacaaatatatatatatatagatagatagatagatacatatataagtaaacgtaaaaacaaaacaaaactcaAGGTGAGGTGTCACAGCGCATTAGATCTTactatattattatcattaatatatttttttttaaaaaaggaaataaaaaagcatAAATGAATTTGGCGTTACGCCCACTCTAAAACGTTTCATAATGAAACAAACGAAATGACGCATAAAAGAAGTCACTCAAACCAACCCAAAACCTTTAAAGGCCCATGGCCGCCGATAACATTCGATATCTCGATAGTATTAATTTAACGAACGGTaaacaaactaaaaaaaaaacacaaactaaGATAATGTGCGATAAAAAGGGTTTAAAAGAACATgaataagaaaagataaaCTAATAAGTTTATTATTAACAATATATGAGtgtaaaataaaggaaaaggaacgaaatagagagtaaaaaaaaaaaagtggggaaaaagACGCACCTCCCACCGAACAACTCATCACTGGTTACAATTAAACTCAGCGAATATTATCCTCATTTATAACCCGTAAGGATTATGTCGGTAGAAACGTGGGCGCCGAGGAGCACTGCCATCAGAAATGGTGTTCACGTCAGATGTGGTGCAATCATCATGTTGATGGCCACTTCCAGAAAGTCCGAGATGCCCGTTATCGCGACCTGAAGTGGGACTCGTCACATCGCTACTGCCGACGGAAGGAACTCTTTTGTGCACAACCATCGCGAAACCAAGTGGCGTCCCATCGGGAAATGAACCGGGAGAACTGTCGAGAGGGCTCCCACACGCCGTCTTCACAGCGGATTTATTACCACTGGCGTGATGGCGCCGATGAGAGCGGCAAAGAACACGATTGGAGCTGAGATCCACTTCAGGGTCGACGGCAACAGCATGAACAAAGTTGCAGGACGCGCCACGATGACATACGCCATTAAAATAGTAATGTGCGCAATGAGAAAGTGGTCTTCCCTCCGCAGAGGGCTGTGGAATAACTGCTTGTGTAACAAGAACGAGTCCGCTAGCAATCCTCTCAATTggttttttattattgggAAGCAGAACCTCAAGCACATCACCCGATTGACAGCGTTCGTACATACAGCACTGCTCGTGGCGCCATATGTAATTCACATGAATGGGATGCGCCTCCAGCGTGCTGTAATCAACATTGGCGTGTAGAAACCTGCAATCGCTACCCGCAAGACATGAGTTCGGGTCGTGAGGTTTATAATGAGTACAAATCATTGTGTACGGGTTGCTTGGATGCACATGTGGCATGTGGACCACTGAATGAGAAGGTATCTCGTACATGTACCTGAACTCTATATCAAATACCTCCACAGTGGTTTTACGGTTTTTTGCCATAGATTTCTTTGAGGGCATTGCGTCTTTGCTTCAAtagttgctttcttttttccccctttttgtgcttcttactgttgctttgttggtgttttcttatgctttttttctattgtgtTTGCCATgtgtccatttttttttttttagtttatgGTGAGGAATGAcaaagaataagaaaattaACGGAGGATAAATTTGATCAAATGAGAAGTTTTCGCATGTATACAGACAAATCAGTTGATTGGTAGGAATGTTAATACAAGAAGATATTACGCTCACCCTGAACCACAAGGAAGTACATATTACAAAACtaagaaaacagcaacagcaacattatTTAAattggaaagagaaaagagtcacaacaccaaaaaagcgaaataattattttctcATGCTTTACCGTCAGCACTTACTGAACACCTCACCACACAATGGGAAATTGCGAAGATGTTGTGTTCAAGAAGTGGGAGTGACAGCACTAGATGAAGAAATAAGTGATTACAACGTCTGACTTCATcatcccttcttctttcccgcGCAAATTTATGACAAGTAGAGGAGATTattaagaaaagagaaaaaaaaacaataaaaaacaataaaagaacaaagaaacgaaaaaaaaaaggaggatgaACACATACGCGCACGTTCTTTTTCCCCACCCGTGACCCCGAGAGTCACGCTTTCGCTTAATCATCCCACCcccatattttctttccctttatttccttcagttaccttcgtctttttttttcttcccctcatctctctctctctctcttattttcttttttttttgttttttgtttgtaagTTAAATTGTAGAGGAGTGTGCGTATGCATTAAATCCATACCTTTCTtcactattttttaaaaatttcttttacctctcctcctattttttattctctctttaccttttgttaacaaaacaaaacaaagaaaaaattacataatttctcccttctcctcttcctcttcctccttttttttttctctcttgttCTTTCTATTTACTCTGTTTCCTTTAATattttcacaaaaaaaaaacggtaagACGGCATTAACGACACCGGTAGAAACATTTGGAagaagcagaggaggaaaaaaaaaagaaagaaagcaattaGAAGAGAGAGTTAAAACAAGGTACATCCCCAAAATAAGACattaacaaaacaaaacaaaggaaaaaaaagaaaaaagaagacaaacacgaacacaaacacacacacaaaaaaaagaaacaatgatCGGCACagtttgttattatttactactgctgctgctgctcattttttttaatttgtttatttggatttttcttttattctctCATCGCTGTTTGAGGTATTTGGAACGATTATTCATATCATATTCATCTTCCCTCGCGTGTTGTCTTCGTTTTACATCCACTCGACTCTCCCTCATTCtatcttcccttcccctccaaTTGCGTCaaatcaataaaaaaaaaaagaaaagaaaaaaaaagagaaagaaaaagaaaaatgcgaCTAAACCCTTCGCACATCTTTTATCTTTatccttgctttttttttaaaaaaaaagagaaatttacaaaaataataacaataatgatttaaaaaaaagtttcattattatttttattattgtggtcatatatatatatatatatatatttcttttcttttcttcttttctttgttaaaaTTTGAAACATTTGCCTCTTCCTTTacactctttctttctttcacccttttctctctctctctcttttctttcccccttcacatACACTTAAACTTGAACTTTTCATTCCTTCACATCTTCATACAACATACACATATGTGCGGTGACTCGCATTTTAGTTCCATCGCCACATTATTTTACTCCGCAAGCACTtcaatattatatatatatatatatttatttatttaaaaaaagaagaaaattgagaaacaaacgaaaagagGTTGAGGAATAATAATGGCGGAGGTGATGAGGCAAACGTGTTGCTCCCAACTAATACAGCTGCGGGTCCGACGGCaaattctgtttttttctttccttttcttttctcttctcttttctttccttttccttcatcttttttattctttactttactttactctgctcttcacttttatttatttattatatatttgtttgtttcttcattctttttttttttcgtttttaaaTCCCACCGCTGCGAAGTGATggtccatttttcttttcctttgtttttttcgaaaTTGCAGGACGGAGGAGTAAAATGCAAGAGCGTGTAAAAAGAGGTTATTGAAGGATgatacgaaagaaaaaaaaagggagggggggggggaaataacacaccggagaagggaaagagacaaataaaaagagaaaaaagaaaggaagaaagaaaaaaaaaaatacatatattgaCTGAGCGAATAACTGAgtagttctttttttttcttcttcttctctttttcttccttttctgttaGGGTTTCTCAGCATTCTgacattatttattattatttttttgttgtttcccctgCCATAAAGGAGAGGAACATGGAGTGGAAGGAAGTTTGGAGATAAATAGGGAAAACATGATTGAGTGAAGTGGATTGGGAAGTCATGGCGTAACCCGTTCCATTCATTACGttgcataaatatatatatatatataattttgcatttgtttgtttgtgttcattgtgttgttgttgttgttgttgtttttatcttCTAGAGGGTAGTTATGACGACAACAGAGGCTCAGCAAGCAAAATAGTAGTAAtagacaataataataataataacaatagcaatagtaataataataataagcgctaaaattaaaattttctcttctttatattaaaaaaaaaaaaacagagcaaTACCACCTTTCCATATCCGACATTTTACTCTTGCCTCCTTCTTCAGATTTTCACTCGTGTTATTATATCAACCTTAGACAAAATTGCCATGAACGGACGAACCCCTCTCATTAgtaatattattatcaacgctattatttcttttttttttccctcccttttaaGTTGACACTCCCTTCTCCACTCTCTCATTACATTGGatctcttatttttctttgcttttttcttttttaaaaaaacattctCATTTATCTATCTGTTTGTTGTTCCTTCACTAACCactatatttatatttatttataacaGAGGTTACCGCAGAAATTCTTAAGGAAAAGCAAATCAGAATATATTTTGTTGTGGCTCTCCTTCGATTTCTCtcgctcttttttctttcttttcttctcttttcttttatttattttttctcccacACCACACCACGTGTTGTGGTATGCGGAAACGGAGCAGCGGGACGCGAAAGTGTggagaaataataaacaaaatcgGGCGTGCCacatgcaaaacaaaaaaaaaagaaaaaaaagaaaagaagcggaTCTACAGAACACAGGTACGCTCCAGCAAATACCTGTAAGGCATATTAAGCAGcaatacaaataaacaagaaaaagaaaaagaaaaatgacatTTGCAAGGAGGGTAGGCGGGGGAAACGATCgttaaagtaaaaaaattcacacacattttcatttctttgtttgtttgtttctttttctttttcttttgtatgaACCACAATCATGCAGCATCGTTTCTGGACGTTTGGCtgccttctctttccttctatttttccgtttcttcatttctttgGTTCCttaccaaaaagaaaaaaagagtcgTATCCGTCACGACCGTTCACGTTAATAAAAGATATGTTGTGAATTTAAACTATTTTCGATCGACCCCGCGGTAAAacaaaacgcaaaaaaaaaaaattcaacaaCAAGAGCAAACGAACGAAAATTAAAACGGCAACGGCAAAAAAAACGCGCCTTTTTTTACGGtatgaagggaaaggaagattgaggaaaagaaaacacgcaTAGTATCACTTCGCCCACAATCAAAATGGACGCACCCAAAAAGGGCCGCAGGGATCAGACAAAAAgttaaagtaaaaaaaaaaagaaaaagaaagaaagaaaagaaaggtggataaacgggggaggggaaacaaaacaacaacaacaacaacaacaaattacAAACAAGTCCACAAGACGAGTGCAGCAGAGTAGACTAAATGAGAGAAGGGATTCCCCACATTTACAGCTGCTGGTAAGGATTATGTCGGTAGAAACGTGGGCGCCGAGGAGCACTGCCATCAGAAATGGTGTTCATGTCAGATGTGGTGCAATCATCATGTTGATGGCCACTTCCAGAAAGTCCATATTGCATACTTCCAACTGCAGAGGCGGAAAATGATGAGCCGCTGTAAACTGTAGAAGGGGCTCGCTTACAAACCATTGTTGCAATGCTGGCGGGTACTCCTGCAGCACACGGGTTCGGAGAACTGTCGAGAGGGCTCCCACACGCCGTCTTCACAGCGGATTTATTACCACTGGCGTGATGGCGCCGATGAGAGCGGCAAAGAACACGTTTGGAGCTGAGATCCACTTCAGGGTCGACGGCAACAGCATGAACAAAGTTGCAGGACGCGCCACGATGACATACGCCATTAAAATAGTAATGTGCGCAATGAGAAAGTGGCTTTGCCCTCGGTCTCCGGCGAGGAATAACTGCTTGTGTAACAAGAACGAGTCCGCTAGCAATCCTCTCAATTggttttttattattgggAAGCAGAACCTCAAGCACATCACCCGATTGACAGCGTTCGTACATACAGCACTGCTCGTGGCGCCATATGTAATTCACATGAATGGGATGCGCCTTCAGCGTGCTGTAATCAACATTGGCGTGTAGAAACCTGCAATCGCTACCCGCAAGACATGAGTTCGGATCGTAAGGTTTATAATGAGTACAAATCATTGTGTACGGGTTGCTTGGATGCACATGTGGCATGTGGACCACTGAATGAGAAGGTATCTCGTACATGTACCTGAACTCTATATCAAACGCACTGGTCACATCAGTTGCTGTGGTCATCTTGACTTTGTTTGGTTCTTCTTGatattcttctctttcttgatGAACTATTCGGTGCTGTGCCAACTAAATAACTGTCTAGAGGAGAACAATATACCAAGTATTGCATCAGGAAGGCGGAAGGTAAGTGACCAAAGAATTCCAGTATGACTTGTATGACAGCATCATATCGCTATTAAGGGGAAAGAGGATGAGATAACTTAAATGGCCTGTACATGAAAGGAGTGAATCGGCACAGGGTGAATAGGAATCGTTTATTCGGGCATTgcgatcaaaaaaaaaaaaaagagagaacaaaaaaaaaaaaatggcgcGATACGTAAATCGATCACCACAATTGAGAATGTTTTCCGCTGATGTCACCCGAtctaccatttttttttacccctaCTCCTAcctcgcctcctcctccaccttcgatatatatatagagagagaaatttcccctctttttttcacagacctttttttaaaaaaattattactCCCATATCCACAAAACATGCCACTAGCGCCAACACCATCGCGCAATACACCCCCATGTTCCCCCTTCACGTTTCCAAGTcctggcatttttttttttttgcacctcAACTCACTTCTCCCCCTTGAGGTAATCTGGTTGAAGGCAACAAGTACAGCATGAGTCaacgaaagaaatgaaacttcgtgtgaggaggaggaggaggagaatcAAAACCAAAATCAGGACGTTTTCTGATTTTCTTCCCGAGCGGAAACGAATGATTGCAATgttaaaggaaagggagaaatacCCCCAGAGGAGACACCACTCACCCAAACTAAAACACTTTggcatttccccctcctcatcTTACACTAATAAAAGTAATGCCTTCACCACCTGTAccgaaacacacaaacatctAGCAATCGACCACTACTCCCTTTAAACTTCCCCAAAGGACATGCGACACACGGGATGGActgcgcttttttttttttttaaatgctcCTTACAGAGCCCCCGAGTATACAAGGAAAGTAAGGGAGTgtagaaggagggggaaaaaagaaaagaaaagaatcaGTTCAACTACGACCCCTCCATAACAGTTGATCGACTACTCGCATTGTCCCTTCGAGATAACTCCACTTCAGTAGCATCACGAATGCGGGCAATTAGCAGACTTGTTGATATCCCTTCCGTACGTGGTGCTGTCCGAAGAATACCCATTCTGCGTGGCACTGCATAATACGTGTCATCAGGGCGGTTGTATTCATCACCACACACCACCACGTGAATATTGTAGCGTTTGATCATTTCTTCAGTGAGGCCGGTAACAGGGCTGTTCCGAATAACCTGTGAAACAAACTTACACATCTTTACCTCATTCACCCTTTCATCGACTGTCATGATTGGCCGTCGTTTGTACGCTTCGCATTCATCATCTccacaaacaccaacaaTGAGGCGATTGCCGTAGTGAAGAGCATTCTGCAGGAAGTTCTTATGTCCCGCATGGCACAAGTCAAAAACACCATCACAGAACACATTTCTCACAGGCGCAAAAAGGGGAATACGCGCGGAATATGACAGATCCACCATCATTCCAATAACGTACAGGATCGATGCGCCTATGGAAAGAATATCGTTAAATACGGATcccacacaaatacaaatgacGGCCGCATGCACCCGCCTGCCGGAAACGTTGCTCACATGCACCTCCGTTGAAAGTAAACCAACAGCAAGAGATCCACTGATAAGACTGAATACATTGTTGTtagtgaaagaaaagatattgAACAGCGGCACCACACGA
This region of Trypanosoma brucei gambiense DAL972 chromosome 10, complete sequence genomic DNA includes:
- a CDS encoding T. brucei spp.-specific protein; translation: MQRNEWNGLRHDFPIHFTQSCFPYLSPNFLPLHVPLLYGRGNNKKIIINNVRMLRNPNRKGRKREEEEKKRTTQLFAQSIYVFFFFFLPFFFLFLFVSFPSPVCYFPPPLPFFFFRIILQ